One Aegilops tauschii subsp. strangulata cultivar AL8/78 chromosome 7, Aet v6.0, whole genome shotgun sequence genomic window carries:
- the LOC109742547 gene encoding geraniol 8-hydroxylase — MASLLPWLPWLVVPLLFFYLLDILAQVCRRGLPPGPRPLPLIGSLHLLGDQPHRSLARLARTHGPLMSLRLGAVTTVVVSSPDAAREFLQKHDAVFATRAVQDAVGAHARSSVAWLPHAPRWRSLRRIMATELFAPHRLDALQRLRAEKVRELAAHVARLARDGAAVDIGRVAFTTSLNLLSRTVFSTDVTSLDDHGGSKGFQVLVAEIMEVAGSPNVSDFFPALAAADLQGLRRRMARLFARLHLVFDREVDQRLGRRARDAAGEPRKKNDDNDGGDFLDVLLDVAERDDGQTALLDRDTLRSLFSDLFAAGSDTTSSTVEWAMAELLQNPSSMAKAHDELARVIGSGRDIGEPDIDRLPYLQAVIKETFRLHPPAPLLLPRQAQTTIRITGYTIPKGARVMVNVWAMGRDEAIWSEPEKFMPERFLGRAVDYRGGDFELIPFGAGRRMCPGMPLAIRMVHLVLGSLLQQFKWRLPTEVERSGIDMCEKFGVTLTKAVPLRAIATPILVDDNR, encoded by the exons ATGGCTTCTCTTCTTCCATGGCTGCCATGGCTCGTCGTCCCCCTCCTGTTCTTCTATCTACTCGACATCCTCGCCCAGGTGTGCCGTCGCGGCCTTCCACCAGGCCCCCGCCCGCTGCCGCTCATCGGCAGCCTCCACCTCCTGGGCGACCAGCCGCACCGCTCCCTCGCCCGCCTCGCCAGGACCCACGGCCCGCTCATGTCGCTCCGCCTGGGCGCGGTCACCACGGTGGTCGTCTCCTCCCCGGACGCCGCCCGCGAGTTCCTGCAGAAGcacgacgccgtctttgccacccGGGCCGTGCAGGACGCGGTAGGCGCGCACGCCAGGAGCTCCGTGGCCTGGCTGCCCCACGCGCCGCGCTGGCGCTCGCTCCGCCGGATCATGGCCACGGAGCTGTTCGCGCCGCACCGGCTCGACGCGCTCCAGCGCCTCCGGGCCGAGAAGGTGCGGGAGCTCGCGGCGCACGTGGCCCGGCTAGCGCGCGACGGCGCGGCCGTGGACATCGGCCGCGTAGCGTTCACCACCAGCCTGAACCTGCTGTCGCGCACCGTGTTCTCCACGGACGTGACGAGCCTCGACGACCACGGAGGGTCCAAGGGGTTCCAGGTGCTGGTGGCGGAAATCATGGAGGTGGCCGGCAGCCCGAACGTGTCGGACTTCTTCCCCGCGCTCGCGGCGGCCGACCTGCAGGGCCTGCGCCGGCGGATGGCGCGACTGTTCGCGCGCCTGCACCTGGTGTTCGACAGGGAGGTGGACCAGAGACTGGGCCGCCGCGCGCGCGACGCCGCCGGCGAGCCCAGGAAGAAGAACGATGACAACGACGGCGGCGACTTCCTGGACGTGCTGCTGGATGTCGCGGAGCGGGACGACGGCCAGACCGCGCTGCTAGATCGCGACACGCTCCGGTCGCTGTTCTCG GATCTGTTTGCTGCTGGCAGTGACACAACCTCCAGCACAGTAGAGTGGGCAATGGCGGAGCTTCTTCAAAACCCATCATCAATGGCCAAAGCGCACGACGAACTTGCAAGAGTCATCGGCTCAGGGAGAGACATTGGAGAACCTGACATCGACAGGTTGCCTTACCTCCAGGCTGTGATCAAAGAAACCTTCCGGCTACACCCTCCCGCTCCATTACTACTACCGCGCCAAGCTCAGACGACCATAAGAATCACAGGTTACACAATACCCAAAGGCGCACGTGTGATGGTGAACGTGTGGGCGATGGGGCGGGACGAGGCTATCTGGTCCGAGCCTGAGAAGTTCATGCCAGAGAGGTTTCTCGGGAGGGCGGTGGACTATAGAGGCGGAGACTTTGAGCTGATCCCATTTGGTGCGGGGCGCCGGATGTGCCCAGGGATGCCACTTGCGATCAGGATGGTGCATCTAGTTCTCGGGTCGTTGTTGCAACAGTTCAAGTGGAGGCTCCCGACGGAGGTGGAGAGAAGTGGGATTGATATGTGTGAGAAGTTTGGGGTGACACTCACGAAGGCCGTGCCTCTCCGTGCTATTGCTACACCAATATTAGTGGATGACAACCGTTGA
- the LOC109742565 gene encoding BTB/POZ and MATH domain-containing protein 3-like: MSDPYRNGEAAATPDRMSLTTAATKDIFFDVEGYTAAILMSTGDNCYYPSERFTVGGYDWAVRFYPNQLGSHISILLVLLSEPKDGTVVGVRFGCAVLDRSGRPSAELWQSSSTVLSFYGEEWGFWRFAPRDVLEDPDYLEGDCLTLSCTVSVLRKPQLSSD, from the coding sequence ATGTCCGACCCATACCGAAATGGCGAAGCAGCTGCTACTCCTGATCGGATGAGCCTGACCACAGCTGCAACCAAAGACATCTTCTTCGACGTGGAGGGTTACACCGCCGCCATACTCATGTCCACCGGCGACAATTGCTACTACCCGTCGGAAAGGTTCACCGTCGGCGGGTACGACTGGGCCGTCCGCTTCTACCCCAACCAACTGGGCTCCCACATATCCATCCTCCTCGTGCTCCTCAGCGAGCCCAAGGATGGCACCGTGGTCGGCGTAAGGTTCGGATGCGCGGTGCTCGACAGGTCCGGCAGGCCTTCGGCGGAGCTTTGGCAGAGCTCCTCGACCGTCCTCTCTTTCTACGGCGAAGAGTGGGGGTTTTGGAGATTCGCGCCGCGCGATGTTCTGGAGGACCCGGATTACCTTGAAGGGGACTGCCTCACCCTGAGCTGCAC